In Nitratiruptor sp. YY09-18, a single window of DNA contains:
- a CDS encoding GGDEF domain-containing protein produces the protein MLRYYIKYFVLYAFIVWLSLFIEVYVFMDPFFLHPKLYIMPVVMVALLAIFPAYLEYKLYNKNQEKIDIPLPKKTNFQPKKDRNDVLTGALRKDAFNEIFGMKILEAKHLQSPLSLIIFDIDHFKQINDTYGHLVGDTVLQELSHIIKDNIRSSEYFVRWGGEEFILLMPGTSLQNAAMVAEKLRRAIEAHDFDKVGKVTCSFGVTALNEKDTIKSFLERADAALYEAKNSGRNVVRVRR, from the coding sequence ATGCTGCGTTATTATATAAAATATTTTGTGCTCTATGCTTTTATTGTCTGGCTGAGTCTCTTTATCGAAGTCTATGTATTTATGGATCCCTTTTTTCTCCATCCAAAACTCTATATTATGCCCGTGGTAATGGTAGCTCTCTTAGCGATTTTCCCAGCATACCTTGAGTATAAACTCTACAATAAAAACCAAGAAAAAATCGATATTCCTTTACCTAAAAAGACAAACTTTCAACCCAAAAAAGATCGCAATGATGTACTTACCGGAGCCTTGCGTAAAGATGCTTTCAATGAGATATTTGGTATGAAGATACTAGAAGCTAAGCATCTACAGTCCCCTCTCTCGCTCATTATCTTTGATATCGATCACTTTAAACAGATCAATGATACCTATGGACACTTAGTAGGTGATACTGTGTTGCAAGAGTTATCACACATTATCAAAGACAATATCCGCTCTTCGGAGTATTTTGTGCGTTGGGGAGGAGAGGAATTTATACTTCTCATGCCAGGAACCTCACTGCAAAATGCTGCCATGGTGGCTGAGAAACTGCGTAGAGCAATTGAGGCCCACGATTTTGATAAAGTTGGCAAAGTGACCTGCAGTTTTGGTGTCACTGCCCTCAATGAAAAAGATACAATCAAAAGCTTTTTAGAGCGTGCCGATGCAGCTTTGTATGAAGCAAAAAATAGTGGACGCAATGTTGTAAGGGTGAGAAGATAG
- a CDS encoding metallophosphoesterase gives MVYGDIHGCFEEFLQLRQKIGIQKGDIEISVGDFLNKGPYSIKVLQFLRKNSILAVRGNHEDKFIRYHFHQILHPKKNPMRLDTLEEQIYAQLSDEDIRYLQTLPLFIQKKKLTVVHAGVLPQTKLENLDKKMAAKIMRVRYVDDEGHFVPLDKVDIQRHFWWSDLYDGRYGFIVYGHQPFYAPRLDRFSIGIDTGGVYGNKLTAAIFGECIAQMEIVQVASKAYAQRRRPWIVADL, from the coding sequence ATAGTTTATGGTGATATTCATGGATGTTTTGAGGAGTTTTTGCAACTGCGCCAAAAGATTGGCATACAAAAGGGTGATATTGAGATAAGTGTCGGTGATTTTCTCAATAAAGGCCCTTACTCAATAAAGGTGCTTCAATTTTTGCGAAAAAACAGTATTTTAGCAGTGCGCGGTAATCATGAGGATAAGTTTATACGCTATCATTTTCACCAAATCCTCCATCCTAAGAAAAATCCTATGCGTCTTGACACTCTCGAAGAGCAGATATATGCGCAGCTAAGTGATGAAGATATTCGCTACTTACAAACTCTTCCGCTCTTTATACAAAAAAAGAAGTTAACAGTCGTTCATGCTGGTGTTTTGCCGCAAACAAAGCTAGAAAATTTGGATAAAAAGATGGCTGCGAAGATCATGCGTGTACGTTATGTAGATGATGAGGGGCATTTTGTGCCACTTGATAAAGTAGATATACAGCGCCATTTTTGGTGGAGTGATCTTTATGATGGGAGATATGGGTTTATTGTTTATGGACATCAGCCATTCTACGCGCCAAGACTCGATCGCTTTAGCATCGGTATCGACACCGGAGGAGTCTATGGCAACAAACTCACTGCAGCTATTTTTGGTGAGTGTATCGCTCAAATGGAAATAGTACAGGTGGCAAGCAAGGCTTACGCACAAAGAAGAAGGCCATGGATTGTAGCAGATTTGTAG
- a CDS encoding Mut7-C RNAse domain-containing protein — MDCSRFVADVHLAKLAKYLRLLGFDTLYFHSISDNALKKIAQEQNRIILTKDKELSLHPKAYLVKSQDVAKQIKEILHYCNTRECHPWSRCLVDNTPLIAVQKSKVEHLLPPKVKKSFENFWQCPKCGRVYWHGSHYERMQKFIDEVCDKIQVQSGQED, encoded by the coding sequence ATGGATTGTAGCAGATTTGTAGCAGATGTGCATCTAGCAAAGCTGGCAAAATATTTGCGACTTTTGGGATTTGATACGCTCTACTTCCACTCCATCAGTGATAATGCACTCAAAAAAATTGCGCAAGAGCAAAACCGCATCATCCTTACAAAAGATAAAGAGCTCTCTCTCCATCCAAAAGCCTATCTTGTCAAATCACAAGATGTTGCTAAGCAGATCAAAGAGATTTTGCACTATTGCAACACAAGAGAGTGTCACCCATGGAGTAGATGTTTAGTAGATAATACGCCTCTTATAGCAGTGCAAAAGAGTAAAGTCGAGCATCTTCTTCCACCCAAGGTAAAGAAGAGTTTTGAGAATTTTTGGCAATGCCCAAAGTGTGGGAGAGTCTACTGGCATGGAAGCCACTATGAGCGGATGCAAAAATTTATCGATGAGGTGTGTGACAAAATTCAGGTACAATCTGGGCAAGAAGATTGA
- a CDS encoding nucleoside-diphosphate sugar epimerase/dehydratase, translating to MAKRIIFFMLADALFSLFSLLLAYSLRFNFSIPPFAWRDFGAIYAIITLIKITTLYFFKQYHFTWRYYGLAEARRLFLAHMVAYTIIILFLFPFHNTLFLFPRSAIFIDFFLSFIFLSAMRIAKRLWIESTTHKSIKTCAIYGISPNTKNLIDGFSSGEFEYKPVAIIDEDRRGSYIGTVPVLSLQDFWAKLDADALIIAKELDPQELRVIEKEAKEHGIKEIKIATLTKEPLRNLTIEDLLARNPQDLDTRAIGKFIKDKRVLITGAGGSIGSELVRQCFEYGASEVVAAEMSEYNLYKISEEYPSLIPHLCDVTDFHEIDRIIKKHKPHIILHTAAYKHVPLAELNPHATVKNNILGTKNCIDAAIANQVPHFVLISTDKAVNPTNVMGATKRVCELYAQSVPSHNTTICAVRFGNVLGSSGSVIPKFKEQIEKNLPLTVTHPKITRYFMLTSEACQLVLQAATIAKGKEIFILDMGEPVKIVDLAKKMLEIYNKDLPIKFIGLRPGEKLYEELMLKGSEEPTRYESIYIARANPANFATLQQQIEKLLQTKDPKEIINLLAQIVPEFCHTPHR from the coding sequence ATGGCCAAAAGAATCATCTTCTTTATGCTAGCAGATGCACTATTCTCACTCTTTTCGCTCCTCCTCGCATACAGCCTTCGCTTTAACTTCTCTATCCCACCATTTGCTTGGAGAGATTTTGGAGCAATTTATGCGATTATTACTCTTATTAAAATCACAACACTCTACTTTTTCAAGCAGTACCACTTCACCTGGCGCTACTATGGTCTTGCCGAAGCCCGCAGGCTCTTTCTCGCCCATATGGTAGCTTATACAATTATAATTCTCTTTTTATTTCCTTTCCACAATACCCTCTTTCTCTTTCCGCGCAGCGCAATTTTCATCGATTTTTTTCTCTCATTTATCTTCCTATCAGCCATGCGTATTGCCAAAAGGCTTTGGATAGAGTCAACTACACATAAAAGTATCAAAACATGCGCTATTTATGGCATTTCGCCAAATACAAAAAATCTCATAGATGGATTTAGTAGTGGTGAGTTTGAGTACAAGCCAGTTGCAATCATTGATGAGGATAGAAGGGGGAGCTATATTGGTACCGTACCGGTTCTGTCATTACAAGATTTCTGGGCTAAATTAGACGCAGATGCATTGATTATCGCCAAAGAACTTGACCCCCAAGAGCTGCGCGTTATAGAGAAAGAGGCCAAAGAGCACGGTATCAAAGAGATAAAGATCGCAACTCTTACAAAAGAGCCTCTGCGCAACCTCACCATTGAAGATCTCCTTGCACGCAATCCCCAAGACCTTGATACAAGAGCAATTGGTAAATTTATAAAAGATAAGCGCGTACTCATCACTGGTGCTGGCGGAAGTATTGGAAGCGAGCTAGTACGCCAGTGTTTTGAGTATGGTGCGAGTGAAGTGGTTGCAGCCGAGATGAGTGAATATAATCTCTATAAAATCAGTGAAGAGTATCCTTCACTCATCCCCCATCTTTGTGATGTGACAGATTTTCATGAGATTGATAGAATTATAAAAAAGCATAAACCTCATATCATTCTCCATACTGCAGCTTACAAACATGTGCCTCTTGCAGAGCTCAATCCTCACGCTACTGTCAAGAACAATATCTTAGGCACCAAAAACTGCATCGATGCCGCAATAGCAAACCAAGTCCCTCACTTTGTCCTCATCTCAACAGATAAAGCAGTCAATCCAACTAATGTGATGGGGGCTACCAAACGTGTCTGCGAACTCTATGCCCAGAGTGTCCCATCACATAACACTACAATTTGTGCGGTACGTTTTGGTAATGTGCTGGGAAGCAGCGGCAGTGTCATTCCAAAATTTAAAGAGCAGATAGAAAAAAACCTTCCCCTTACTGTTACCCATCCCAAAATCACTCGCTACTTCATGCTTACAAGCGAAGCGTGCCAGCTCGTCTTACAAGCAGCTACAATCGCCAAAGGCAAAGAGATCTTCATCCTCGATATGGGCGAGCCAGTCAAGATTGTAGATCTAGCCAAAAAGATGCTTGAGATCTACAATAAAGATCTTCCTATCAAATTTATTGGTCTAAGGCCCGGTGAGAAGCTCTACGAAGAGCTTATGCTCAAAGGCAGCGAAGAGCCAACACGCTATGAATCGATCTATATAGCAAGGGCAAATCCAGCTAATTTTGCAACACTGCAGCAGCAGATCGAAAAACTATTACAAACAAAAGATCCCAAAGAGATCATCAATCTTCTTGCCCAGATTGTACCTGAATTTTGTCACACACCTCATCGATAA
- a CDS encoding aminotransferase class V-fold PLP-dependent enzyme, producing the protein MKIYLSPPHMSGKELAYIQEAIASNYIAPVGEFIDRFEEAVKKYTKAHHALALCNATAGIHLALRTLGIDEGDKVAVSNFTFIASLSPILYQKATPILIDCDASWQMDPEALEKALKQERPKAVIVTHLYGQSANIEEIAKLCQKYSAHLIEDAAESLGATYKNKHTGTFGIFGVYSFNGNKILTTSGGGVLVGADEKLMQKARFLATQAKEPGFPWYEHITYGYNYRLSNILAAIGVAQMEILDERIAKKREIFSWYREFLDNRATFMPEIPGSYGNRWLTTALFETEPLRIHEHLLDEEIESRPLWKPMHMQPLCKDFPFYGNRISEQLFSKGLCLPSGTQLTKKQVAKICEKICEIF; encoded by the coding sequence ATGAAGATCTATCTCTCACCACCACATATGAGCGGCAAAGAGCTCGCATACATTCAAGAAGCTATTGCAAGCAACTATATCGCTCCGGTCGGTGAATTTATAGATCGTTTTGAAGAAGCGGTTAAAAAGTACACAAAAGCTCACCATGCATTAGCTCTTTGCAATGCTACTGCTGGAATACATCTTGCCCTTCGCACTCTTGGAATTGATGAAGGTGACAAAGTAGCAGTAAGCAACTTTACCTTCATAGCATCCCTCTCACCGATTTTATATCAAAAAGCTACACCAATCCTCATAGATTGTGATGCAAGCTGGCAAATGGATCCAGAAGCACTAGAAAAAGCACTCAAGCAAGAGCGTCCAAAAGCTGTGATCGTTACACATCTCTATGGCCAAAGCGCAAACATAGAAGAGATTGCAAAGCTTTGCCAAAAATATAGCGCTCACCTTATCGAAGATGCAGCCGAATCACTTGGTGCTACCTACAAAAATAAACATACAGGAACTTTTGGAATTTTTGGTGTCTACTCCTTTAATGGCAACAAGATCCTCACTACTAGTGGCGGAGGAGTGCTTGTGGGGGCAGATGAGAAGCTCATGCAAAAGGCAAGGTTTTTGGCTACACAAGCAAAAGAACCAGGATTTCCGTGGTATGAACATATAACCTATGGATACAACTATCGCCTGAGCAACATCCTTGCAGCAATCGGTGTAGCCCAGATGGAAATATTGGATGAGAGGATTGCTAAAAAGAGAGAAATCTTTTCTTGGTACCGAGAGTTTTTAGATAATAGAGCCACGTTCATGCCAGAAATTCCTGGAAGTTATGGCAATAGATGGCTTACAACTGCCCTTTTTGAAACAGAACCCCTCCGTATCCACGAACATCTTTTAGATGAAGAGATAGAATCGCGCCCGCTATGGAAGCCGATGCATATGCAGCCCCTTTGCAAAGATTTCCCATTCTATGGAAATAGAATAAGTGAACAGTTATTCTCAAAAGGGCTCTGTCTTCCAAGCGGCACACAACTTACAAAAAAGCAGGTAGCAAAGATATGCGAGAAGATTTGCGAAATTTTTTAA
- the tviB gene encoding Vi polysaccharide biosynthesis UDP-N-acetylglucosamine C-6 dehydrogenase TviB → MKLAIIGLGYVGLPLAVEFGKKYKTIGFDINAKRIEELKNGIDRTLEVSEDELQKAKNLSFTSSIEDIKEANIYIVTVPTPIDEHKNPDLTPLIMASRTVGRVLKKGDIVIYESTVYPGCTEEVCVPELERESGLQFNEDFFCGYSPERINPGDKEHRLPTIKKVTSGSTPEVAKKIDELYKSIITAGTHLAPSIKVAEAAKVIENAQRDINIAFVNELALIFDKLNIDTLDVLEAAGTKWNFLPFRPGLVGGHCIGVDPYYLAYKAKEVGYHPQIILAGRRTNDEMGIFVANKVVKLLIHKGHTVKGSKALVLGITFKENCPDIRNSRVIDVIKELQDFGIAVDVYDPWADKEEVKREYSLELLANEPDFTEYDSIVLAVAHEQFRKLDYQKIPKSSVVFDIKGMLPKDLVDKRL, encoded by the coding sequence TTGAAGCTTGCCATCATCGGCCTTGGCTACGTAGGCCTGCCATTGGCAGTAGAGTTTGGTAAAAAGTATAAAACTATTGGATTTGATATCAATGCCAAACGTATTGAAGAGTTAAAAAACGGAATCGATAGAACTTTGGAAGTAAGTGAAGATGAACTACAAAAAGCAAAGAACCTCTCCTTTACTTCATCTATTGAAGATATAAAAGAAGCAAATATCTATATCGTTACTGTTCCAACTCCAATTGATGAGCATAAAAATCCAGATCTTACCCCTTTAATAATGGCTAGTAGAACTGTTGGAAGAGTATTGAAAAAAGGTGATATTGTTATCTACGAATCTACCGTTTATCCAGGATGTACCGAAGAGGTATGTGTACCAGAGCTAGAGCGTGAGAGTGGATTACAATTTAATGAAGATTTCTTCTGTGGCTACTCTCCAGAGAGAATCAATCCAGGAGATAAAGAGCATCGCCTTCCAACAATTAAAAAAGTAACAAGCGGAAGTACACCAGAAGTTGCAAAAAAGATCGATGAGCTCTATAAAAGTATCATCACCGCTGGCACACATCTGGCACCAAGTATCAAAGTAGCTGAAGCTGCAAAAGTGATAGAAAACGCACAAAGAGATATCAATATAGCATTTGTCAATGAACTGGCTCTCATCTTTGACAAACTAAATATCGATACACTTGATGTGCTTGAAGCAGCTGGAACCAAATGGAATTTTCTCCCATTTCGCCCAGGACTTGTTGGAGGACACTGCATTGGAGTAGATCCTTACTACTTGGCCTACAAAGCAAAAGAGGTGGGATACCATCCACAAATCATCTTGGCTGGTAGAAGGACCAATGATGAGATGGGTATCTTTGTAGCCAATAAGGTTGTAAAACTTCTCATCCATAAAGGGCACACAGTAAAAGGGAGCAAAGCATTAGTACTGGGAATAACTTTTAAAGAGAACTGCCCAGATATTAGAAATAGTAGAGTGATTGATGTCATAAAAGAGCTGCAAGACTTTGGCATAGCAGTAGATGTATATGATCCTTGGGCAGACAAAGAGGAAGTAAAAAGAGAATACAGTCTTGAGCTTTTAGCAAATGAGCCAGATTTTACAGAGTATGACTCTATTGTTTTAGCCGTAGCCCATGAGCAGTTTAGAAAGCTTGATTATCAAAAGATACCGAAATCAAGCGTGGTGTTTGATATTAAGGGTATGCTGCCTAAAGATTTAGTGGATAAAAGGCTTTGA
- the nfo gene encoding deoxyribonuclease IV — translation MSKFVGAHVSASGGVENAPKNAQKIGAKAFALFTKNQRQWKAKPLSQESIEKFNEYLYEAGIQKKHILPHDSYLINLGHPEDEKWKKSLDAFIDEVQRCEQLGLDKLNFHPGSHLKKISEDECLDRISEAMNEALKQSSSVTLVIENTAGQGSNLGYKFEHLRYLIDKSIDKSRVGVCLDTAHMFAAGYDIRTKEAYEKSMQEFDEIVGFAYLKGMHINDSKAKFASRVDRHHSLGKGEIGLEAFRYIMQDERIKDIPLILETIDDTIWDKEIELLYSFMES, via the coding sequence TTGAGTAAATTTGTCGGGGCACATGTGAGTGCAAGCGGGGGTGTGGAGAATGCTCCAAAAAACGCGCAAAAAATTGGAGCAAAAGCATTTGCTCTCTTTACAAAAAATCAGCGCCAATGGAAGGCAAAACCACTCTCGCAAGAGAGTATTGAAAAGTTCAATGAGTATCTTTATGAAGCAGGTATTCAAAAAAAGCATATTTTGCCTCACGATAGCTATCTCATCAATCTTGGACATCCAGAGGATGAGAAGTGGAAAAAGAGTTTAGATGCATTTATCGATGAAGTGCAGCGTTGCGAGCAGCTAGGACTTGACAAACTCAATTTCCATCCTGGCAGCCATCTTAAAAAAATCAGCGAAGATGAGTGCTTGGATCGCATCAGCGAAGCTATGAATGAGGCGCTCAAACAAAGCAGCTCTGTTACGCTTGTTATCGAAAATACAGCAGGACAGGGGAGTAACCTTGGGTATAAATTTGAACATCTGCGCTATCTCATTGACAAATCGATCGATAAATCTCGCGTAGGAGTCTGTCTCGATACTGCACATATGTTTGCTGCAGGTTACGATATCAGGACAAAAGAGGCTTATGAAAAGAGTATGCAAGAGTTTGATGAGATTGTAGGGTTTGCATATCTCAAAGGGATGCATATCAATGATTCAAAGGCGAAGTTTGCAAGCCGCGTGGATCGCCACCACTCCCTTGGCAAGGGTGAAATTGGCCTGGAAGCCTTTCGCTATATAATGCAAGATGAGCGCATCAAAGATATCCCCTTGATTTTAGAAACGATTGATGATACTATCTGGGATAAAGAGATAGAACTTTTATATTCATTTATGGAGAGTTAA
- a CDS encoding ATP-binding protein has translation MEFLKDFVKVKNVKEAKIFPHLKTTEEEAKILQYMTQKYVNGIDEINVYDMLTTLYGEENLVHLDKLDLIKKLLDLGWVVQAGFGALKSSEFTKLELLHSDIALSVPFLRLLEEGNVELALPEIAPYKDHLEYLEDQFFRIEIYQKIAQARQNYGGDAPTINRLQNKLKLLENRIEERLVVTKNPIEIEKLFEEYDLSVKERIIFLALLKEEYAGTEGNLREMNTLIDLISFNEYERIENRTLLEEHSKLIASGLIDYDEMLTPFGGLSRSFFIVEDVMQRIIHPDRKRSKKLKLQNLIKDQDIFELIEPKTTLEDVVLHPQTRKTLDALLRQMDRRVAERLKKWGIKAKKRGIDARIIFYGPPGTGKTLTALSLARSLKKPVLSFDCSKILSMYVGESEKNVRKVFDTYKELSQKAKTEPVLLLNEADQFLSARSQAPGSSADKMHNQMQNIFLEQIENFEGVLIATTNLLETIDSAFSRRFNYKIEFKKPSFQERIKLWEKMLPQKAEYEKGFDIKTLAQYELTGGQINLVIKNTAYKVAVKDEPLFTMQDFIEEIEKEKISAFGDEKSLGFLH, from the coding sequence ATGGAGTTTTTGAAAGATTTTGTAAAAGTCAAAAATGTCAAAGAGGCCAAAATTTTTCCTCACCTCAAAACCACAGAAGAAGAAGCAAAGATTTTGCAGTATATGACCCAAAAATATGTCAATGGTATCGATGAAATCAATGTCTATGATATGCTTACCACTCTCTATGGTGAAGAGAATCTGGTTCATCTCGATAAACTTGATTTAATCAAAAAACTGCTTGATCTTGGATGGGTAGTGCAGGCTGGATTTGGAGCTCTTAAATCGAGTGAATTTACAAAACTAGAGCTCCTCCATAGCGATATTGCTCTAAGTGTGCCATTTTTACGCCTGCTAGAAGAGGGAAATGTAGAGCTAGCACTCCCTGAGATCGCTCCATATAAAGACCATTTGGAATATCTTGAAGACCAGTTTTTCCGTATCGAAATTTATCAAAAGATCGCGCAAGCAAGGCAAAATTATGGAGGAGACGCACCCACTATTAATAGATTGCAAAACAAACTCAAACTCCTTGAAAACCGTATCGAAGAGCGCCTAGTAGTGACTAAAAACCCGATCGAAATTGAAAAGCTCTTTGAAGAGTATGATTTAAGTGTAAAGGAGCGCATAATATTTTTAGCTCTTTTGAAAGAGGAGTATGCTGGTACCGAAGGGAATCTGCGGGAGATGAATACACTCATCGATCTCATTAGTTTTAATGAGTATGAGCGTATAGAAAATAGAACTCTTTTAGAAGAGCACAGCAAGCTTATTGCAAGTGGTCTTATCGATTACGATGAGATGCTCACTCCTTTTGGAGGTCTCTCTCGCAGCTTCTTCATTGTTGAAGATGTGATGCAACGCATTATCCATCCAGATAGAAAACGCAGCAAAAAACTCAAACTCCAAAATCTCATCAAAGATCAAGATATTTTTGAGCTCATCGAGCCAAAGACAACGCTTGAGGATGTAGTGCTCCACCCTCAAACACGCAAAACTCTCGATGCACTTTTGCGTCAGATGGATAGACGTGTGGCTGAGAGGCTTAAGAAGTGGGGTATAAAAGCCAAAAAAAGAGGAATTGATGCCCGTATAATCTTCTATGGACCTCCGGGCACGGGAAAGACTCTCACGGCCCTCTCGCTTGCGCGTTCACTTAAAAAGCCGGTGCTCAGCTTTGACTGTTCTAAGATTCTTTCTATGTATGTGGGAGAGAGTGAGAAGAATGTGCGCAAAGTCTTTGATACATATAAAGAGCTGAGCCAAAAGGCCAAAACAGAGCCTGTATTACTCCTCAATGAAGCAGACCAGTTTTTGAGTGCTAGGAGTCAAGCCCCTGGAAGTAGTGCAGATAAAATGCATAACCAGATGCAAAATATCTTTTTGGAGCAGATTGAGAACTTTGAAGGGGTGCTCATTGCTACTACGAATCTTCTTGAGACCATTGATAGTGCATTTTCACGCCGTTTTAACTATAAAATAGAGTTCAAAAAGCCCTCTTTCCAAGAGAGAATCAAACTTTGGGAGAAGATGCTTCCACAAAAAGCGGAGTACGAGAAGGGGTTTGATATCAAAACCCTTGCGCAGTATGAGCTTACCGGAGGACAGATAAATCTTGTTATCAAAAACACCGCCTACAAGGTAGCAGTCAAAGATGAACCACTCTTTACAATGCAAGATTTCATAGAAGAGATTGAAAAAGAGAAGATTTCAGCCTTTGGTGATGAGAAATCTCTAGGCTTTTTGCACTAG
- a CDS encoding NAD(P)H-quinone oxidoreductase subunit 3 — protein sequence MTHMNVAHPYFGAFLLFVITAVAFIATTAAARFVSRNLAKLDTEKLKVAIYECGPEPDKQPNRISAQFYLIALLFILFDVEIIFMFPWAVDFKILGWFGFAEMILFILLLAIGFVYAWKKGALEWHSIK from the coding sequence ATGACCCATATGAATGTGGCGCATCCCTATTTTGGTGCGTTTTTACTCTTCGTGATTACGGCGGTAGCTTTCATTGCTACGACCGCAGCAGCCCGCTTTGTCAGCCGCAATCTAGCAAAACTTGATACTGAAAAGCTCAAAGTTGCGATTTATGAGTGTGGTCCAGAGCCAGATAAACAGCCTAATCGCATCTCAGCGCAGTTTTATCTCATTGCGCTTCTCTTTATCCTCTTCGATGTTGAGATTATCTTTATGTTCCCTTGGGCAGTCGATTTCAAAATTTTGGGATGGTTCGGTTTTGCAGAGATGATTTTGTTTATCCTCCTCTTGGCAATCGGTTTTGTATATGCATGGAAGAAAGGAGCACTTGAATGGCACAGCATCAAATGA
- a CDS encoding NADH-quinone oxidoreductase subunit B family protein produces MAQHQMNLGSNAGLPVALTTVDKLVNWGRTNSLWVLTYGLACCAIEMMASGASRYDFDRFGVIFRASPRQSDVMIVAGTLTKKHAEFIRRLYDQMAEPKWVISMGSCANTGGMFNTYATVQGVDRVIPVDIYLPGCAPRPETLQYAVLLLQKQLRKRSIFQKQKPKRLV; encoded by the coding sequence ATGGCACAGCATCAAATGAATTTAGGATCCAATGCAGGATTACCTGTAGCATTAACGACAGTAGACAAGCTCGTCAACTGGGGTCGTACAAACTCTTTGTGGGTTTTGACATATGGACTTGCATGTTGTGCGATTGAGATGATGGCAAGTGGTGCAAGTAGATACGATTTCGACCGTTTTGGTGTAATTTTTCGCGCGAGTCCTCGCCAATCTGATGTGATGATCGTTGCTGGAACCCTGACTAAAAAGCATGCTGAGTTTATTCGCAGACTTTATGACCAAATGGCAGAGCCTAAATGGGTCATCTCTATGGGAAGCTGTGCCAATACTGGTGGAATGTTTAATACATATGCGACAGTACAAGGTGTAGATAGGGTCATTCCGGTAGATATCTATCTTCCTGGATGTGCGCCAAGACCTGAGACGTTGCAGTATGCAGTTTTGCTTTTGCAAAAACAGTTGCGTAAAAGATCGATATTCCAAAAACAAAAACCAAAAAGGTTGGTGTGA
- a CDS encoding NADH-quinone oxidoreductase subunit C has translation MRPYRPKDNVQKKSYYTDRFWVAPKVAEEPVEDEVFRADLESVKKVVDVKNAYIQRGQLVIIVDAKDNVKTLKHLKEECGYDVLSEMSAIDYLVRDGEFEIFYQLLALSKRRRIRVKCRIKENEAIESVEPLFRSADWSEREMYDMFGIKVNNHPNLKRILMPDDWVGHPLRKTYPLHGDEAAQWYEVDKIFGKEYRDIIGPEQRDAAYISTTDTCNFARIHHEVPRCADPNSEPIDMDVYNDDAPLVETFDLKKSKIVDRTR, from the coding sequence ATGAGACCATACAGACCAAAAGATAATGTGCAGAAAAAATCTTACTACACTGACAGGTTCTGGGTTGCTCCAAAGGTGGCTGAAGAGCCTGTAGAAGATGAGGTGTTTAGAGCCGACCTTGAGAGTGTGAAAAAAGTAGTTGATGTCAAAAACGCATATATCCAAAGAGGGCAGCTTGTCATTATTGTGGATGCAAAAGATAACGTAAAAACGCTCAAACATCTCAAAGAGGAGTGTGGATACGATGTGCTCAGCGAAATGAGTGCGATTGACTATCTAGTACGAGATGGTGAGTTTGAGATCTTTTATCAGCTTTTGGCTTTGAGCAAGCGTCGTCGCATTCGTGTGAAGTGTCGCATCAAAGAGAATGAGGCAATTGAGAGTGTTGAGCCGCTTTTTCGTAGTGCTGACTGGAGCGAAAGAGAGATGTATGATATGTTTGGAATTAAAGTGAACAACCATCCAAACCTCAAGCGTATCCTCATGCCAGATGACTGGGTAGGTCATCCGCTTCGCAAAACCTATCCACTCCATGGTGATGAAGCTGCCCAATGGTATGAAGTTGATAAGATTTTTGGAAAAGAGTATCGCGATATAATCGGACCAGAGCAGCGCGATGCAGCATATATTAGCACGACTGATACATGTAACTTTGCGCGCATCCATCATGAAGTGCCACGATGCGCTGATCCAAACAGCGAGCCGATCGATATGGATGTCTACAATGACGATGCACCGCTCGTTGAGACGTTTGACCTGAAAAAATCAAAAATCGTAGATAGAACGAGATAG